Part of the Paenibacillus sp. FSL R7-0273 genome is shown below.
CTTGAAACTGTCCGGCGGCAGCTGTGAAATTGTACAGGCAGAGCTGGGCAGCCGGGCGGGTACTTTAGGTGCTGCGGCGTATGCGCAGCAGCGGATGGGTAATCAGGTTTCAAACAGATAGCATTTAGATAAAGTGCCGGAGGGGAATTTTGGAACTGTCCTTTTTTGAATCAAGGGCCCGGCATGTTATGCTATAGGCAACGAATATGCAGGAGGGTAACCATGAAACGGGACATTCAGCATGTGCCTTACGGCTATGAGCCGCCGGCCAGAGAACGCAAAGGGACTTTGATTTTCTACGATTCGTTTGAGCATATTACAGACCAGGAGCTTGAAATGGCGGCTCACACAGCGTTAGAACGTAAATTTGCCAAGCTGGTGCTGTATCCGCTGCATGAGGAAACGGTGAGACGGATGAGCAAAGAGCCGGTTCAATCCTACTACAAGCGTGAAGACCGGCTGCATGAATGGAAAAGAGACCAGGGCCGAAAATTTATCACCATCGAGACGCTAGAAGGCAAACGGAAAAAATACACTCCGCTCGATACGGCACTCCGCCATATCAGCGATGTGTATCCGCCGCCGTATTTTTTGTATCTGACACCTGAAACAGCCAATCAGTTTGCCTCGTATTCTTCTTTTGAGGAGTGGATTGTCAAGCTGCGCCTGATTGTGTCGGCAGAGCCGCAGCAGGCTCACCCGCGGCTTGCGAAATACAGCCACCGCTGGGATGTTACCGGGGCAGTGCGGGAGGAGTAGCGTGCCGGGCAGTCCATAACCAGATTACTTTTGGGGAGAGTGATCAGAAGTGGCGGATAAATTTCAATTTAATGTAAAAGTAAACCCGGCTGTTGCTATGGCTCTGATAAAGGATGGTATGGGTACGGGGGCGGAGCTGCTGCACGAAGAGCTGAACAACGTTGGTGAAGGCCGGATGATTGGAACGCTCGTATATGAACGTTATTTTCTCCGTTCCGGTAATCAGGCGGCAATGGTGATTATTGCGGATAATCTGCAGGGAGTATGTAACATCCGGCTGATCTCAGCAGGAAGCTCGAATAGTATGATCTTTAAAGTAGACTGGGGCGCAGGTCGAAGCTTCGCTTCATCCGTCGCCAAGATTCTGTCTGAATATACAATTGAATAACAAAAAACAGGCAGCATGGGCACGGTTCATTCGTGCGATGCT
Proteins encoded:
- a CDS encoding DUF6054 family protein yields the protein MADKFQFNVKVNPAVAMALIKDGMGTGAELLHEELNNVGEGRMIGTLVYERYFLRSGNQAAMVIIADNLQGVCNIRLISAGSSNSMIFKVDWGAGRSFASSVAKILSEYTIE